In Pseudofrankia saprophytica, one genomic interval encodes:
- a CDS encoding CaiB/BaiF CoA transferase family protein → MADKLAYDLLAGVRVIEVAAWLFAPSCGAILADWGADVVKVEPTTNGGDPYRGFFHTGPVNPTIELANRGKRSVAVDLSTPAGREVLMRLVAEADVFVTSLLPGSRGRLGIDVADIRAANPSIIYVRASGYGPRGPEAETPGFDAAVAWARVGIAQFLTEPDAYQPTHPPGGIGDCVGGLSGAGAIAAALYKRARTGVASEVDISLLAGGMWMNATVLMTEANAGPEGSLMRRVDRGLVRNPLSNSYRTKDGRWLSMVVIQPDPHWRGFCQHIGRPELADDPRFADFHARMTHNSELIGLLDEVFASRTLDEWRAALGTFDGVWDVLQTPAEAVCDPQALANNYLLPGEEPGPPLSAVASPAQFDGQPLAAARRAPEHGQHTEEVLLAYGYSWDDLAALKEQGAII, encoded by the coding sequence GTGGCCGACAAGCTCGCGTACGACCTGTTAGCAGGGGTCAGGGTAATTGAGGTGGCGGCATGGCTGTTCGCTCCGTCGTGCGGGGCAATCCTCGCGGACTGGGGCGCCGACGTCGTCAAGGTCGAGCCGACGACGAACGGGGGTGATCCCTACCGCGGCTTCTTCCACACCGGTCCGGTCAACCCGACGATCGAGCTCGCCAACCGGGGCAAGCGCAGCGTGGCCGTCGATCTGTCGACGCCGGCCGGGCGCGAGGTGCTGATGCGGCTGGTCGCCGAGGCCGACGTGTTCGTCACCAGCCTGCTGCCTGGTTCGCGCGGGCGGCTCGGCATCGACGTCGCCGACATCCGGGCGGCGAACCCCTCGATCATTTATGTGCGGGCCAGCGGCTACGGGCCTCGTGGCCCGGAGGCCGAGACCCCTGGCTTCGACGCCGCGGTGGCGTGGGCCCGGGTCGGTATCGCCCAGTTTCTCACCGAGCCGGATGCCTACCAGCCGACCCATCCGCCTGGTGGTATCGGTGACTGCGTGGGCGGGCTGTCTGGCGCTGGCGCCATCGCCGCCGCTCTCTACAAGCGGGCGCGCACGGGCGTGGCTTCGGAGGTCGACATCTCGCTGCTTGCCGGCGGCATGTGGATGAACGCCACCGTCCTCATGACGGAGGCCAACGCCGGACCAGAGGGCTCGTTGATGCGGCGGGTCGACCGCGGGCTGGTCCGCAATCCGCTGTCGAACAGCTACCGGACGAAGGACGGCCGCTGGCTGTCGATGGTCGTCATACAGCCGGACCCGCACTGGCGCGGCTTCTGCCAGCACATTGGCCGGCCGGAGCTGGCCGACGACCCGCGATTCGCGGACTTTCATGCCCGCATGACGCACAACAGCGAGTTGATCGGCTTGCTGGACGAGGTGTTCGCGTCCCGCACGCTGGATGAGTGGCGGGCGGCGTTGGGCACTTTCGACGGGGTGTGGGATGTGCTCCAGACCCCCGCCGAAGCCGTATGTGACCCGCAGGCGCTCGCCAACAACTACCTCCTGCCGGGGGAGGAGCCAGGCCCGCCGCTGTCGGCCGTGGCGTCGCCGGCGCAGTTTGACGGACAGCCGCTCGCGGCGGCGCGCCGCGCACCCGAGCACGGCCAGCACACCGAGGAGGTCCTGCTGGCGTACGGCTACTCATGGGACGACCTCGCCGCTCTCAAGGAACAGGGCGCCATCATCTGA
- a CDS encoding SDR family NAD(P)-dependent oxidoreductase produces the protein MGILDGKVAVITGAGSGIAKASAKVFVREGAKVVAADISGAEKDTAAEVGEGVLPVHCDVSKDADVAAMFQAALREFGRVDAVLNVAGTHGRRPPEVLTVDEFDKMTAVNLRGVLLVTQHAIPAMLEGGGGAFVNVSSVSAINVQSRTSFMYAAAKSGVHALTKSVAVEYGPRGIRANAIAPGFTFTEIMTMGPDLLREMSSKAALNRAGHPQELAEVAAFLASDRASFLTGVIIPVDGGWSAKLA, from the coding sequence ATGGGCATCCTCGACGGCAAAGTAGCGGTGATCACCGGTGCGGGTTCGGGGATCGCGAAGGCGTCGGCGAAGGTCTTCGTGCGAGAAGGGGCCAAGGTGGTGGCCGCCGACATCAGCGGCGCGGAGAAGGACACCGCTGCCGAGGTCGGGGAAGGCGTGCTTCCCGTCCACTGCGACGTGTCGAAGGACGCCGACGTGGCGGCGATGTTCCAGGCCGCGCTGCGGGAGTTCGGCCGTGTGGACGCGGTGCTCAACGTGGCCGGCACACACGGGCGCCGGCCCCCTGAGGTGCTGACGGTCGACGAGTTCGACAAGATGACCGCCGTCAACCTGCGGGGCGTCCTCCTCGTCACGCAACATGCGATTCCGGCCATGCTCGAGGGCGGCGGCGGCGCGTTCGTCAACGTCTCGTCGGTCTCCGCGATCAACGTCCAGAGCCGCACGTCGTTCATGTACGCGGCCGCCAAGTCCGGCGTCCACGCCCTCACCAAGTCCGTCGCCGTCGAGTACGGTCCCCGGGGCATCAGGGCGAACGCCATCGCACCCGGCTTCACCTTCACAGAGATCATGACCATGGGACCGGACCTGCTGCGCGAGATGAGCTCGAAGGCGGCGCTGAACCGAGCCGGTCACCCGCAGGAGCTCGCCGAGGTCGCGGCGTTCCTCGCCTCCGACCGAGCCTCGTTCCTGACCGGCGTGATCATACCGGTGGATGGCGGGTGGTCGGCGAAGCTTGCCTGA
- a CDS encoding GntR family transcriptional regulator, producing MTQSTTTTSSPSRRNVQELVDDVRGRIIRGELEPSQRLWEERLAAELGVSRIPMREALRALAAEGFVRSERYGGTYVATMDAEAAHDLLDVRAVLEPLAAAQAAMRCSPEHLETFRRLLDEGARAARERRYEDTRSMKGRFYEHLTVASQNSTLIALMHVVRYKIEWATSIELVSSTPREMRSLRAKVMREIVDAIADRDPVRAATAAADNIDAIYASMGWRRAVHARFEAASTSE from the coding sequence ATGACACAGTCGACAACGACGACCAGTTCGCCCTCGCGGCGCAACGTGCAGGAGCTTGTCGATGACGTCCGCGGGCGCATCATCCGCGGCGAGCTCGAGCCCAGTCAACGCTTGTGGGAGGAGCGGCTCGCGGCCGAGCTTGGCGTGTCGCGGATCCCGATGCGGGAAGCGCTGCGTGCGCTGGCGGCCGAGGGGTTCGTCCGATCCGAACGCTACGGCGGCACCTACGTGGCCACCATGGACGCCGAGGCCGCCCACGACCTGCTCGACGTGCGGGCGGTCCTGGAGCCGCTGGCCGCGGCGCAGGCGGCCATGCGGTGCAGCCCCGAGCACCTGGAGACGTTCCGTCGGCTCCTCGACGAGGGTGCCCGAGCGGCCCGCGAGCGGCGCTACGAGGACACCCGCAGCATGAAGGGACGGTTCTATGAGCACCTGACCGTGGCGTCCCAGAACAGCACGTTGATCGCGCTGATGCACGTCGTGCGCTACAAGATCGAATGGGCCACGTCGATCGAGCTCGTCAGCAGCACGCCACGGGAGATGCGATCCCTTCGGGCGAAGGTCATGCGCGAGATCGTCGACGCCATTGCCGACCGCGACCCCGTGCGTGCGGCGACGGCGGCGGCGGACAACATCGACGCCATCTACGCCTCGATGGGATGGCGGCGCGCGGTCCACGCGCGGTTCGAAGCCGCCAGCACATCCGAATAG
- a CDS encoding 2Fe-2S iron-sulfur cluster-binding protein — protein sequence MTEQRGRHGRAPVVHVDPVGADLELEPGETIIEAAWRLGYHWPTTCYGQATCTVCHLEVLAGDEHLTPADEEERHALENRLPGADRRDLARLRLACRARATGDVTVRKKGVRRQETVPIPPAGPL from the coding sequence GTGACCGAACAGCGCGGCCGGCACGGGCGGGCACCGGTGGTGCACGTCGACCCCGTCGGGGCCGACCTCGAGCTTGAGCCCGGTGAGACGATCATCGAAGCCGCCTGGCGTCTCGGGTACCACTGGCCGACAACCTGTTATGGCCAGGCGACGTGCACGGTGTGTCATCTCGAGGTGCTCGCCGGCGACGAGCACCTCACCCCCGCCGACGAAGAGGAGCGGCACGCCCTCGAGAACCGGCTTCCCGGGGCTGATCGCCGTGATCTCGCCCGGCTACGACTGGCCTGCCGGGCGCGGGCAACCGGCGACGTCACCGTACGGAAAAAGGGCGTTCGACGTCAGGAGACCGTGCCGATTCCCCCGGCTGGGCCACTGTGA
- a CDS encoding TauD/TfdA dioxygenase family protein: MGVETAPAEELSAVGGIRLEKVTGTIGAIVHGVDVHVSHDDDVTSALRRLLPEHGVLFFYSDSDIGEETFSSFATAFGELYVYPYGKGPGQFVTEEGADAVRLRTSSWHTDGSSQERPPLAALLSPVQVPSFGGDTMWSSMTAAFDALSSRYQRLLDGMEAVHSTAAVARSHGDGGRAFGEGERHVHPVVITDPVTRRRALYVNSVYTERLVGVSERENEALLRMLYEHVNTPEFHVRLRWRPNMIAVWEERVTQHRAIADYTERRILRRITISGDPPAA; the protein is encoded by the coding sequence ATGGGTGTTGAAACAGCGCCCGCTGAGGAGCTCTCGGCAGTCGGCGGTATCAGGCTGGAAAAGGTGACGGGGACCATCGGTGCGATCGTTCATGGGGTGGATGTTCATGTCTCCCACGACGACGATGTGACATCGGCACTGCGGCGGCTGTTACCTGAGCACGGCGTACTGTTCTTCTATTCTGATTCGGACATCGGCGAGGAGACCTTCTCGTCATTCGCCACAGCCTTCGGTGAGCTCTACGTCTACCCTTACGGGAAAGGCCCGGGGCAGTTTGTGACCGAGGAGGGCGCCGACGCGGTACGACTTCGGACGAGTTCCTGGCACACGGACGGGAGCTCGCAGGAGAGGCCACCCCTAGCGGCGCTCCTGTCTCCGGTCCAGGTTCCGTCCTTCGGCGGGGACACGATGTGGTCGAGCATGACCGCGGCGTTCGACGCCCTTTCGTCCCGCTACCAGCGGTTGCTCGATGGCATGGAGGCCGTGCACAGCACCGCCGCGGTGGCGCGGTCCCACGGCGACGGCGGGCGTGCCTTCGGCGAAGGGGAACGCCACGTGCATCCCGTCGTCATCACCGATCCGGTGACCCGGCGCAGGGCTCTCTACGTCAACTCGGTCTACACCGAGCGGCTCGTCGGGGTGAGTGAGCGCGAGAACGAGGCGCTCCTGCGGATGCTGTACGAACACGTCAACACGCCGGAGTTCCACGTGCGCCTGCGGTGGCGGCCGAACATGATCGCCGTGTGGGAGGAGCGGGTAACGCAACATCGCGCGATCGCCGACTACACGGAACGGCGAATCCTGCGCCGCATCACCATCAGCGGCGATCCCCCGGCGGCCTGA
- a CDS encoding FAD-dependent oxidoreductase — protein MADSEYTTDVVVVGSGGGLAGALTAAASGLETLVIEKQPMLGGSTAMSGGVLWLPNNPLMQDEGVPDSLEDALAYFDSVVGDVGPASSPERRLAYITEGANMVRFLRERGLRFERCEGYSDYYAQMAGIRGGNARGRSIEPAVTNGKELGPWLEKLMPGMTVAMGIVVMTREAATLSMVKRRPRAMRTAARVGTRTAVGRLRRQARLANGAALIAQTLKAALAAGASVRTSTSLVDLIMEDGRVAGVVAHRDGQTVRIHARRAVLLSSGGFARNAQMRQKYSKQPNDASWTIANPGDTGEAIEAAIHHGAAVDLMDEALWIPASMQPSGRPSMHNGERGKPGSIIVDKGGKRYFNEAVSYMEAGRQMYAHNTDGGSIPSWLIIDSRHRARYLFAFRAKTPDEWLTSGYLKKADTIEQLAEACGIDPAGLTVTVKRFNTYAEQGNDPDFHRGDGAHERYQGDYGSKPNASLGPLAKPPFYAVEIYPSDVGTSGGLLCDEHARVLDANHDPIPGLYAAGNCTASVMGRTYPGAGASIGGSFVFSYIGMKHAALVASGDSVAR, from the coding sequence GGCGGCGAGCGGGCTGGAAACGCTGGTGATAGAGAAGCAGCCGATGCTCGGCGGCTCGACGGCCATGTCGGGCGGCGTCCTGTGGCTGCCGAACAACCCGCTCATGCAGGACGAGGGCGTTCCCGACAGCCTCGAGGACGCCTTGGCGTACTTCGACTCGGTCGTCGGCGACGTGGGTCCCGCGTCGTCGCCCGAGCGTCGGCTCGCCTACATCACCGAGGGCGCGAACATGGTCCGCTTCCTGCGGGAGCGGGGGCTGCGGTTCGAACGGTGCGAAGGCTACAGCGACTACTACGCACAGATGGCGGGTATCCGTGGTGGCAACGCCCGCGGGCGCTCCATCGAACCCGCCGTGACCAACGGCAAGGAACTCGGGCCGTGGCTCGAGAAGCTGATGCCGGGCATGACGGTCGCGATGGGAATCGTCGTGATGACCCGCGAGGCGGCCACGCTGTCGATGGTCAAACGGAGGCCCAGGGCCATGCGCACCGCCGCACGCGTCGGCACACGGACAGCTGTCGGCCGGCTGCGGCGCCAGGCCCGCCTGGCCAACGGCGCGGCGCTGATCGCCCAGACCCTGAAAGCCGCCCTCGCGGCCGGGGCATCGGTGCGGACGAGCACCAGCCTGGTCGACCTCATCATGGAGGATGGCCGGGTGGCCGGCGTGGTGGCCCACCGGGACGGGCAGACCGTGCGGATCCACGCCCGCCGCGCCGTGCTGCTCAGCTCGGGCGGCTTCGCCCGCAACGCGCAGATGAGACAGAAATACTCGAAGCAACCGAACGACGCCTCGTGGACCATCGCCAACCCAGGCGACACCGGCGAAGCGATCGAGGCCGCCATCCACCACGGCGCCGCCGTCGACCTCATGGACGAGGCACTGTGGATCCCGGCCTCCATGCAGCCCAGCGGCCGGCCGAGCATGCACAACGGCGAGCGCGGCAAACCCGGCTCGATCATCGTCGACAAGGGCGGCAAACGGTACTTCAACGAGGCAGTCTCCTACATGGAGGCCGGGCGGCAGATGTACGCCCACAACACCGACGGCGGCTCCATCCCCAGTTGGCTCATCATCGACTCCCGCCACCGCGCCCGCTACCTGTTCGCCTTCCGTGCGAAGACCCCCGACGAGTGGCTCACCAGCGGCTACCTGAAGAAGGCCGACACGATCGAACAGCTCGCCGAGGCCTGCGGCATCGACCCCGCCGGGCTGACGGTCACGGTGAAGCGGTTCAACACGTACGCGGAGCAGGGCAATGACCCGGACTTCCACCGCGGCGACGGCGCCCACGAGCGCTACCAGGGCGATTACGGCAGCAAGCCGAACGCCTCGCTCGGACCCCTCGCCAAGCCGCCGTTCTACGCCGTCGAGATCTATCCCAGCGACGTGGGCACCAGCGGCGGCCTGCTGTGCGACGAGCACGCCCGCGTCCTCGACGCCAACCACGACCCCATCCCCGGCCTCTACGCCGCCGGCAACTGCACCGCCTCGGTGATGGGCCGCACCTACCCCGGCGCCGGCGCGAGCATCGGCGGCAGCTTCGTGTTCTCCTACATCGGCATGAAACACGCCGCGCTCGTCGCCTCCGGAGACAGCGTCGCCCGGTGA
- a CDS encoding sucrase ferredoxin — MTFVNVGAVSPALDYRCAPWTRAQGVDPIGSALTCDTFVLVDMPPPWPSDIGAIPAFADLLGRCPPRTRLLAVRPHADDADVPGVRVTIWRRTDSSRFAGTDHVVPAERLAGQVARLLEAPRSDPGHLPAPADVLLCGHGARDRCCARLGTRLALDVARTWPGVRVRRCSHTGGHRFAPTGFTLPDGRAWGFLDVDAIDAVVRRLGPPPLRQHYRGTTALDAWGQVAERELFERFGWAWLDHQLTSSRTDIAPGGRSATVELTWRGPTGPGTADATIEVVRDVPTLRCGEAPELAEKTAPELALRSISLRGTG, encoded by the coding sequence GTGACCTTCGTGAACGTCGGCGCCGTCTCCCCGGCACTGGACTACCGATGCGCGCCCTGGACCCGCGCCCAGGGCGTCGACCCGATCGGGTCCGCGCTGACCTGCGACACGTTCGTGCTCGTCGACATGCCACCACCCTGGCCCAGCGACATCGGCGCGATACCGGCCTTCGCCGACCTGCTGGGGCGGTGCCCGCCCCGCACCCGGCTGCTGGCGGTCAGACCGCACGCCGACGACGCGGACGTCCCCGGCGTGCGGGTGACGATCTGGCGCCGGACCGACTCGAGTCGGTTCGCCGGCACCGACCACGTCGTGCCCGCGGAACGCCTCGCCGGCCAGGTCGCCCGCCTGCTCGAGGCGCCGCGGTCGGATCCGGGTCACCTGCCCGCCCCCGCCGACGTGCTGCTGTGCGGGCACGGCGCGCGGGATCGCTGCTGCGCCCGGCTGGGAACGCGGCTGGCGCTGGACGTGGCGAGGACCTGGCCAGGCGTGCGTGTCCGCCGGTGCAGCCACACCGGCGGACACCGCTTCGCCCCGACCGGCTTCACCCTGCCGGACGGGCGGGCCTGGGGCTTCCTCGACGTCGACGCCATCGACGCGGTCGTGCGCCGGCTCGGGCCGCCTCCGCTGCGGCAGCACTACCGCGGTACCACCGCGCTGGACGCCTGGGGACAGGTCGCCGAGCGGGAGCTGTTCGAGCGGTTCGGCTGGGCCTGGCTGGACCACCAGCTGACCTCGTCACGCACCGACATCGCGCCGGGCGGCCGATCGGCGACCGTGGAACTGACCTGGCGCGGGCCGACCGGGCCGGGAACGGCGGACGCCACGATCGAGGTCGTCCGCGACGTCCCCACCCTCAGGTGCGGCGAGGCTCCCGAACTGGCGGAGAAGACGGCACCGGAGCTGGCCCTGCGGTCGATCAGTCTCAGGGGCACGGGGTGA
- a CDS encoding aldehyde dehydrogenase family protein, whose translation MATVTESKLSVGETSLYIDGELRGAAGGRTYDNISPWTGEVVGKSADASAEDVGDAVSAARRAFDTTDWSTNHAKRLELVTKLYDLFRANTDRLVQIARDEAGSTLFIARNVQILQSLAGYQDLIDAFAKVRWTEDRGRRGPEGRVSHRIQMREAAGVVGAITPFNVPFYVNIEKVVSALLSGCTVVLKPAPDTPALGAIWGEMAAEAGFPAGVLNVVTGSDPALGELLVTDPRVDLIAFTGSSAVGKRIMEKGASTLKRVLLELGGKSAKIILDDVEDFAGEVASSVIAGHSGQGCTVRSRLLVPRNRYAEAIEILKSTYAAYDGKWGHYDDPRDPMGPVISRRQMERIKAYIDVGLQEGATLIAGGRIGAAKRGFFIEPTCFADVTNDMAIAREEIFGPVLVVMPYEDEDDAVRIANDSEYGLSGEVSSGSIERAIKLAARFRSGTVSINGGRCVDGDIPFGGYKSSGLGRSWGVEGIEEYTETKIVSYLVPGVSAGA comes from the coding sequence ATGGCGACGGTCACCGAGTCGAAGCTCAGTGTCGGCGAAACGAGCCTCTATATCGACGGTGAACTGCGAGGCGCCGCCGGGGGCCGTACCTATGACAATATCAGCCCTTGGACCGGAGAGGTCGTAGGCAAATCTGCCGATGCCTCCGCCGAGGATGTCGGCGATGCCGTCTCGGCCGCGCGCCGGGCCTTTGACACCACCGACTGGTCAACCAATCATGCCAAGCGCCTGGAACTGGTGACGAAACTCTACGACCTGTTCCGCGCCAACACGGACCGCTTAGTCCAGATTGCCCGTGACGAAGCAGGGTCGACCCTCTTCATCGCCAGAAACGTCCAGATCCTCCAGTCGCTCGCGGGCTACCAGGACCTCATCGACGCGTTCGCCAAGGTCCGCTGGACGGAAGATCGCGGCAGACGCGGCCCGGAGGGACGTGTCAGCCACCGCATTCAGATGCGCGAGGCAGCAGGTGTGGTTGGAGCAATCACACCGTTCAACGTACCCTTCTACGTCAACATCGAAAAGGTTGTTTCGGCCTTGCTGTCGGGCTGCACGGTTGTGCTGAAGCCCGCCCCCGACACGCCTGCTCTCGGGGCGATCTGGGGCGAGATGGCAGCCGAGGCGGGCTTTCCGGCTGGCGTGCTGAACGTCGTGACCGGCAGCGATCCCGCCCTGGGTGAACTGCTGGTCACTGATCCCCGCGTCGATCTCATCGCCTTCACCGGCTCGTCGGCGGTCGGAAAGCGGATCATGGAAAAGGGCGCATCGACGCTGAAGCGTGTGCTGCTCGAACTCGGCGGCAAGTCCGCCAAGATCATCCTCGATGACGTGGAGGACTTTGCGGGCGAGGTGGCTTCTTCCGTCATCGCGGGCCATTCGGGTCAGGGCTGTACGGTACGCTCGCGTCTGCTTGTGCCCAGGAACCGCTACGCCGAGGCGATCGAAATCCTGAAGTCGACCTATGCGGCCTACGACGGCAAGTGGGGCCACTATGACGATCCCCGGGATCCCATGGGCCCGGTCATCTCGCGGCGGCAGATGGAACGCATCAAGGCTTATATCGATGTCGGCCTGCAGGAGGGCGCTACCCTGATCGCCGGCGGGCGGATCGGCGCGGCGAAGCGGGGCTTCTTCATCGAACCCACCTGCTTTGCCGACGTGACCAACGACATGGCCATCGCCCGGGAGGAGATCTTCGGGCCTGTGCTTGTCGTCATGCCCTACGAGGACGAGGACGACGCCGTGCGTATCGCTAATGACAGCGAATATGGCCTTTCGGGTGAGGTGTCGTCCGGCAGCATCGAGCGCGCGATCAAGCTCGCCGCTCGTTTCCGTAGCGGTACGGTCAGCATCAACGGCGGCCGCTGCGTCGACGGAGACATTCCCTTCGGCGGTTACAAGTCGAGCGGCCTCGGCCGCTCCTGGGGTGTCGAAGGCATCGAGGAGTACACCGAGACGAAGATCGTCTCTTACCTGGTGCCGGGCGTATCCGCCGGCGCCTGA
- a CDS encoding amidohydrolase family protein, whose amino-acid sequence MEYKVISADNHIIEPPHTFTTYLPKEYRDRAPRILRGADGGDGWSFDGKPPVKTFGLNAVAGRPYEDYKASGLTVEEILPGNYDGTAHLKDMDTDGVDAATIYPMASLTGYVLDDRPFGLAILRAYNDWLLDEFCAVNPRRLIGLPLLPVDDGLDVLLAELERVVAKGAKGVFIPYWSETPYYDSYYEPFWTAAEQAPVAVCIHRTMGGKEPPTLATPSPDAAAGINLSGVVQRFFTAVGPFTQLTFTGLFERHPRLKFVDAEVNLGWLRFWIQMMEQEFERQRHWANPPLHTPPSEFVGKNLFVSVLDDFVGFEDAGRDPLVASAAMFSTDYPHSTTLFPKTQQYAAELTRSLDDDRKQAILAGNAVRVFNLA is encoded by the coding sequence GTGGAATACAAGGTCATCTCCGCCGACAACCACATCATCGAGCCGCCGCACACGTTCACGACCTATCTGCCCAAGGAGTACCGCGACCGGGCGCCGCGTATTCTGCGCGGCGCGGACGGCGGTGACGGCTGGAGTTTCGACGGCAAGCCGCCGGTGAAGACGTTCGGGTTGAACGCCGTGGCCGGCCGCCCATACGAGGACTACAAGGCCAGCGGCCTCACGGTGGAGGAGATCCTGCCGGGCAACTACGACGGCACCGCCCACCTGAAGGACATGGACACCGACGGCGTCGACGCCGCCACTATCTACCCCATGGCCTCGCTCACGGGGTACGTGCTCGACGACCGTCCGTTCGGTCTCGCGATCTTGCGCGCGTACAACGACTGGCTTCTGGATGAGTTCTGCGCGGTGAATCCCCGGCGGCTGATCGGTCTGCCGCTCCTGCCCGTGGACGACGGGCTGGACGTCCTGCTGGCCGAGTTGGAGCGGGTGGTCGCCAAGGGTGCCAAGGGCGTGTTCATCCCCTACTGGAGCGAGACTCCGTACTACGACAGCTACTACGAGCCTTTCTGGACGGCGGCGGAGCAGGCGCCGGTGGCGGTGTGCATCCACCGGACCATGGGTGGGAAGGAGCCCCCGACGCTGGCCACCCCGAGTCCGGACGCCGCCGCGGGCATCAACCTCTCCGGTGTCGTGCAGCGGTTCTTCACCGCCGTCGGGCCGTTCACCCAGCTGACTTTCACTGGGCTGTTCGAACGGCACCCCCGCTTGAAGTTCGTCGATGCCGAGGTGAATCTCGGATGGCTGCGGTTCTGGATCCAGATGATGGAACAGGAGTTCGAGCGCCAGCGGCACTGGGCGAACCCACCGCTACACACCCCGCCCAGCGAGTTCGTCGGCAAGAACCTGTTCGTCAGCGTGCTCGACGACTTCGTCGGCTTCGAGGACGCGGGGCGTGATCCGCTCGTGGCGTCGGCGGCCATGTTCTCCACCGACTACCCGCACAGCACCACCCTGTTCCCGAAGACCCAGCAGTACGCAGCTGAGCTGACCCGAAGCCTTGACGACGACCGCAAGCAGGCCATCCTGGCCGGCAACGCCGTAAGGGTGTTCAACCTCGCCTGA
- a CDS encoding nuclear transport factor 2 family protein: MTQSASCEQAAIQQLLDKQAIREAILRYCRGVDRCDPDLISSAYHPDAIDIHGRQRFTGETVGQGIVDLVRSAKVAMNHITNQLITFHGDGTAGCETYFTVWQSAETEGGDRLVVALGRYVDRFERRAGGWKIAHRLVIVELTRVIPPGDLMKPPLGLGSRDRNDPSYAALVP, encoded by the coding sequence ATGACACAGAGCGCGAGCTGCGAGCAGGCAGCGATCCAGCAGCTGCTCGACAAGCAGGCGATTCGCGAGGCGATTCTGCGGTACTGCCGGGGCGTGGACCGGTGCGACCCGGATCTCATCAGCTCGGCGTATCACCCCGACGCGATCGACATCCATGGCCGCCAGCGCTTCACGGGCGAAACCGTCGGGCAAGGCATCGTGGACCTCGTCCGCTCGGCGAAAGTCGCGATGAACCACATCACGAATCAGCTCATCACCTTTCACGGCGATGGGACTGCCGGCTGCGAGACGTACTTCACCGTGTGGCAGAGCGCTGAGACCGAGGGCGGCGATCGCCTCGTCGTCGCGCTCGGGCGATACGTCGACCGCTTCGAACGCCGCGCGGGCGGGTGGAAGATCGCACACCGGCTTGTGATCGTCGAGCTGACCCGCGTCATCCCTCCGGGCGACCTCATGAAGCCGCCTCTCGGTCTTGGTTCCCGGGACCGGAACGACCCGTCATACGCGGCGCTCGTGCCCTGA
- a CDS encoding 3-keto-5-aminohexanoate cleavage protein, giving the protein MTKQKLIIEVRINEGTPRDISPHVPYSPEEIADQAIECWRRGASVVHYHARDPETGAQSSEVDLYADVVRRIKQESDLITFPTLGASMLPTVEERVAHILEMAKDPATRPDGIPVDMLTTNLDRYDSRRREFASVDRVYLNTTKMLTDLCETVSAVGVRPVPMMWNIAGVRLTEAFLEMGLYQEPLFCELTVFADPFVSYGHPATIRGLHALLDFVPPRANWQWLTSVIGGNAFPVLAGAIEAGGHVAIGVADHSYPELGLPTNAELVARVVEMARSMGREVATAAEAREMLGLPGGEV; this is encoded by the coding sequence ATGACAAAGCAGAAGCTCATCATCGAGGTCCGGATCAACGAGGGAACGCCGAGAGATATCAGCCCACACGTTCCCTACAGCCCTGAGGAGATCGCCGACCAGGCGATCGAGTGCTGGCGGCGGGGTGCGTCCGTCGTGCACTACCACGCCCGGGACCCCGAAACGGGCGCCCAGTCCTCGGAGGTGGACCTGTACGCGGACGTGGTGCGGCGGATCAAGCAGGAGAGCGATCTCATCACGTTTCCGACGCTGGGCGCGAGCATGTTGCCCACCGTCGAAGAGCGGGTGGCACACATCCTCGAGATGGCGAAAGATCCGGCGACCAGACCCGACGGCATCCCGGTCGACATGCTGACCACGAACCTGGACCGGTACGACTCGAGACGCAGAGAATTCGCCAGCGTTGACCGGGTCTACCTGAACACCACGAAGATGCTCACCGACCTCTGTGAGACCGTGAGCGCCGTCGGGGTGCGTCCGGTGCCGATGATGTGGAACATCGCCGGGGTGCGGCTCACCGAGGCGTTTCTCGAGATGGGCCTGTACCAGGAGCCGCTGTTTTGCGAGCTGACGGTGTTCGCGGACCCGTTCGTCAGCTACGGACATCCGGCCACGATCAGAGGTCTGCACGCGCTGCTCGACTTCGTTCCGCCCCGGGCGAACTGGCAATGGCTCACGAGTGTGATCGGCGGCAACGCGTTCCCGGTGCTCGCCGGCGCGATCGAGGCCGGCGGCCACGTCGCCATCGGCGTCGCCGACCACTCGTACCCCGAGCTCGGCCTCCCCACGAATGCCGAGCTCGTCGCCCGTGTCGTCGAGATGGCGCGGAGCATGGGCCGGGAGGTTGCCACGGCGGCGGAGGCCCGCGAGATGCTAGGCCTGCCGGGAGGTGAGGTTTAG